The genomic segment aaaaaaaaaaaaaaatttaaattcagctCCTAGTTGCACTACcgcatttcaagtgctcagtagtgGCTAGTGGCTATTGGACTGAGCAGAAAAAGCACGTTTTCATCACTGCAGAAAGCTCTGCTGGACAGTACTGCTCCAGAATGTCAGCTGCAGGTGGACAGGgacttctgtttttgttgtttccagCTGTTTCCAGCTGCATTCCCGGTGCCTGGCACTGTTCAGTATTTGCCTGTTGAATGACTATTGAAATTGTCAGACAGAGAGATTATGGGTGGCTGTGATCAATAATGTTAATTAATGTCCTAAGGCCCAATACTGGGTGGAGGTCATtgatgtgtgtgtgggtgggagtGTGGGGGGCGGGGAATGCATGTAGGTGACCATCAATCACAGGTGAAAGCATGAGTTTTCGGGAGAGAAGGCTCTGCAGCAGAAAAGTGCAAGAGAGAGATTGGGAAGTCTAGAGCACCCTGCTGTTTATGAGAAGCAACCTATATTGAGGGCACAAAGAGAAAACTTTTAAACAACTGTTCAGTCCTCTCCAGGCACCGTCTGTCTGCACAGACTTACCCCGGCCTCCAGGTAGAGACCGCCCTACCTGGCAGGAGCCAGAGGTGTTGGTAGGAACGCAGTCTGGGGAGGAACCCCGTAGGGAGAAAGCCCGGGAATGGGCAGCTTGGGCGGAAGGCGGGCAGTGGAGCCTGGTGAGGCCGTGTCCCTCCCTGCAGGACCTCAAGGAGTTTTGCTATCGGAATCAGGATTGCAAGTCTGGGTGCTGCCGCCAGGCTCCAAAAACCTGCGAGGCGCACTGCACGGAGAAGGGGTCCGAGGGCAGCTTGTGTCAAGTGCAGGTGAGTATCGGGAGAGCCAGAGGGGATCgaggggaaggggaagccagGGCGGGCCCAGATTCCTGGGGAGGGAAGAAGCGTAGGTAGGGGGAAGTGCCCTGGAGCCTGGAATTCCCCCGTGGGACTGCACCTCCAAGCCTTCTGGGGGAGCCTGTGGACGGAACCAATATGGGAGCCCACCCTAGGGGCTTGGAATCTTGGACGGGGCTGGAAGGCGATGCTTCACTCTCTAATGTGGGTTCTCATTCTCCAGGGGTCCTCTCAGCAAACCCCGAAAGTAGTACAGTAAATGGGCACAGCTAGGTCCGGCCTCTGCCCCGGACCCCGTCTTCattcagcccaggagttctgcTGTGGCCCCGGTGTTCCTGGTAGAGGATGGGCAGAGGCAACCTCTGAGCTGGGTGTGTAGGGGAGGGAGTTGATTTGCCCATAGAAGGATTTAAAGACAAGACTCAGAGGCCCCACCATGATGTGTTCATGGACTTAGGACAGCCAGATGGGTCAGTGGCAGGCAGGGTGACAAAGACTGGAGCTGGGAGGGCACTGAGCAATCCAGGCGCCAGCCTAGAGAAGGCAGCCAGAGGCACCACTCTGAGCAGCTGGCAAGCTATCCTTTATCCCCGGCTCCTGGCTGTGGGCAAGCGCCTGGGCCCTGGagttgggctgggctgggcttagGGGCTAAACGAAGAGCTGCCTCCAAGGTCGTCAGAGTCCTGTCTTTCCCAGGCATACTTTGGCCAATATAGAGAGTGTCCCTGCCAGTGGAACCTGACTTGTGTGTATCCTAAGAAAGAGAAATGGCTTGGCATCACCTATGGCTTTTGTCAGAACGTTGCATAGAAGATGTTGGCCCACAGAATGTTCTTCTAGTGCTGCCTCTTTCTTactgcttcctcctcttccacctgCTCTCCTCCCTACCCAGAGCTCTGGGTTCCGCCTTGTTCCCTGGAGCCTCCGCCATgagtggagggaaggaggaagcagtGATGCACCATCATTGAAATAAAGAGCTTTCAATGTTTGCAGCCCACAGAGTTGGGGcctgggtgggctgggctggggtgggcaTGGTACAGGTTTCTGGCAGGTGGGAGGTGAAATGAGGGAGGAAGCAGGAAAGGACACTGTTGGGCCTGGGGTCTTTCCCCAGTTGGGGAATGAATGAAAGTCCCCCACAGGAGACCAaagctcccctcccaccccaaccccttTCTGCCTTCAGCGCAGTCTATAATCTACCCCCTGAAAGTTCAGTTTATACTTGATATTTCAGTTCCATGACCTTAAATTTCAGAAGTGTGAAAGAAGGAACACAAAACATCCATGTATATAAAGAATTGACAGTGTTTAGCACTTCCTAGATGCCAGGGGCCTTAtacacatgatctcatttaatcctacaGCAAACCTGTGTGGTCTGTCCTGTTATCCTCTCTGTTTTACAGGTAGGGAAAGAGGGGTTGagcaacttgttcaaggtcacacagctggaaagtgCTGAATCTGAATCTTTTGAGAGGCAAGAGAAGAGGGGGGATGAGAAGGGAGAGCCCAggaaagtgagaaagagagacTGGAGCAGCGACTGCGgtgtggggttggggagagaatGAGTCAAGGGGAGTTTTAGGAAGTCTCACTG from the Saimiri boliviensis isolate mSaiBol1 chromosome 4, mSaiBol1.pri, whole genome shotgun sequence genome contains:
- the CLPSL1 gene encoding colipase-like protein 1, with the translated sequence MMLPQWPLLLLLPSFLFVLTRCSFSPTNKFLDLKEFCYRNQDCKSGCCRQAPKTCEAHCTEKGSEGSLCQVQAYFGQYRECPCQWNLTCVYPKKEKWLGITYGFCQNVA